In one Meiothermus sp. Pnk-1 genomic region, the following are encoded:
- the deoC gene encoding deoxyribose-phosphate aldolase → MDLAPFIDHTLLKPTATPSQIETLCAEARKHKFFGVCVQPCYVQLAKELLLGSEVKVVTVVGFPLGAALSETKALEAAQTVALGADEVDMVIHLGAAKAGDWKAVEADIRAVRQAVPRQVLKAILETGYLTPAEIKKAAKAAVTAGADFLKTSTGFGPRGASLEDVQILAEVARGKAQVKAAGGIRDRETALAMIAAGATRLGTSSGVALLQGQAAEGY, encoded by the coding sequence GTGGATTTAGCCCCTTTCATCGACCACACCCTGCTCAAGCCCACCGCCACCCCCAGCCAGATCGAGACTTTGTGTGCAGAGGCCCGCAAACACAAGTTTTTCGGGGTCTGCGTGCAGCCTTGCTACGTGCAACTGGCCAAAGAGCTTCTCCTTGGCAGCGAGGTCAAGGTTGTCACCGTGGTCGGCTTCCCGCTGGGGGCTGCCCTGAGCGAAACCAAAGCCCTCGAGGCCGCCCAGACCGTCGCCTTGGGGGCCGACGAGGTGGACATGGTGATCCACCTGGGGGCGGCCAAGGCCGGGGACTGGAAGGCCGTGGAGGCCGATATCCGAGCCGTGCGCCAGGCGGTGCCGCGCCAGGTGCTCAAAGCCATCCTCGAGACCGGATACCTCACCCCTGCCGAGATCAAGAAAGCCGCCAAGGCCGCCGTGACCGCAGGGGCCGACTTCCTCAAGACCTCCACCGGATTCGGGCCGCGGGGGGCCAGCCTCGAAGACGTGCAGATCCTGGCCGAAGTGGCCAGGGGCAAAGCCCAGGTCAAGGCCGCGGGGGGTATCCGCGACCGCGAAACCGCCCTCGCCATGATCGCAGCCGGAGCCACCCGCCTCGGCACCAGCAGCGGGGTCGCTTTGCTTCAAGGTCAAGCTGCAGAGGGCTACTGA
- a CDS encoding GNAT family N-acetyltransferase: protein MLRVLEPSDLPALLELWNRRWGRQFPLDAALWHQQTAGDPRHFRADLARVLEEGGRVVGAVSLKTPPSPPSWANQNPHNAWISFLLVEPGREGDVGRALLEYAQGALRALGFARVQYGGDPSHFFPGVPLEDVALAELLQASGFEAGGLEQDFIRDLADYALPAAAREALEASGFRIGPCRPEQVPALLGFLESTFPGRWLYETVERLKVEPSPADVLVLEGEGQVWGFAHLYHRGSRRIGPGIYWREALGGAYGGLGPIGVSGALRGRGLGFALLCYGVEHLKGLGVERMVIDWTTLEGFYGKIGFVPWRGYRPHRRGL, encoded by the coding sequence ATGCTGCGTGTGCTTGAACCCTCCGACCTCCCGGCGTTGCTCGAGCTATGGAACCGCCGCTGGGGGAGGCAGTTTCCGTTGGATGCGGCCCTTTGGCATCAGCAGACCGCAGGCGACCCGCGGCACTTCCGGGCGGACCTGGCGCGGGTGCTCGAGGAAGGGGGCCGGGTGGTGGGGGCGGTGAGCCTCAAGACGCCGCCCTCGCCGCCCTCCTGGGCCAACCAGAACCCGCACAACGCCTGGATCAGCTTCCTGCTCGTCGAGCCGGGGCGGGAGGGGGATGTGGGGCGGGCATTGCTCGAGTACGCCCAGGGCGCCCTCCGCGCCCTGGGCTTCGCCCGGGTGCAGTACGGCGGCGACCCCAGCCACTTCTTCCCCGGCGTGCCGCTCGAGGATGTGGCGCTCGCCGAACTGTTGCAGGCTTCCGGCTTCGAAGCGGGGGGCCTCGAGCAAGACTTCATCCGCGACTTGGCCGATTACGCCTTGCCCGCCGCCGCGCGGGAGGCGCTCGAGGCCAGCGGGTTCAGGATCGGCCCCTGCCGGCCGGAGCAGGTACCGGCCCTGCTGGGCTTTCTCGAGAGCACCTTTCCGGGGCGCTGGCTGTACGAGACGGTGGAGCGCTTGAAGGTCGAGCCCAGCCCGGCGGATGTGCTGGTGCTGGAGGGCGAGGGGCAGGTGTGGGGCTTCGCCCACCTATACCACCGGGGCTCGAGGCGCATCGGGCCGGGGATCTACTGGCGGGAGGCGCTGGGAGGCGCCTACGGTGGCCTCGGCCCCATCGGGGTTTCCGGGGCCTTGCGGGGGCGGGGGCTGGGTTTCGCGCTGCTGTGCTACGGGGTAGAGCACCTCAAGGGGCTGGGCGTGGAGCGCATGGTGATCGACTGGACCACCCTGGAGGGCTTCTACGGCAAGATCGGCTTCGTGCCCTGGCGTGGCTACCGCCCGCACCGCCGCGGGCTATGA
- a CDS encoding BadF/BadG/BcrA/BcrD ATPase family protein — protein MSLYRVGVDAGGTAVRAVLARKGPEGLEVLGRGTAGSANPRQVGLEAAHRELRAAIEAAFREAGLEPELAGCAVHAGVAGLATPEDLWAFEGFPHPYARLEAQSDATLTLSAYFAGEPGVLLVVGTGCIALARGPDGRLYRRMGWGFPLEQGGGSWLGLEVLRLALSDWENAQPSPLAEKAREHFSSVREAIEWARGQGAGGYGQFAPWVFAAAATDPRAARLLREWHDLGLRLVRELQAESGAGSAGVWGGLGERFLRLGQPAHYRPPRRGPLEQALLLADRLAARVEPGG, from the coding sequence ATGAGCCTGTACCGGGTGGGGGTGGACGCCGGGGGGACCGCGGTCCGGGCGGTGCTGGCCCGGAAGGGGCCGGAGGGCCTCGAGGTGCTGGGCCGGGGCACGGCGGGGAGCGCCAATCCGCGGCAGGTGGGCCTCGAGGCCGCCCACCGCGAGCTGCGCGCGGCCATCGAGGCCGCCTTCCGGGAGGCCGGGCTCGAGCCCGAGCTGGCGGGTTGCGCCGTTCACGCTGGGGTGGCGGGGCTGGCCACACCCGAGGACCTGTGGGCCTTCGAGGGCTTTCCCCACCCCTACGCCCGGCTTGAGGCCCAGAGCGACGCCACCCTCACCCTGAGCGCCTACTTTGCCGGGGAACCGGGGGTGCTGCTGGTGGTGGGCACCGGCTGCATCGCCTTGGCCCGGGGGCCGGACGGGCGGCTATACCGCCGCATGGGCTGGGGCTTTCCCCTGGAGCAGGGCGGGGGAAGCTGGCTGGGGCTCGAGGTGCTGCGGCTGGCCCTGTCCGACTGGGAGAACGCCCAGCCGAGCCCGCTGGCCGAGAAGGCCCGGGAGCACTTCTCGAGCGTGCGCGAGGCCATCGAGTGGGCGCGGGGGCAGGGCGCGGGTGGCTACGGGCAGTTCGCGCCCTGGGTCTTCGCCGCCGCCGCCACCGACCCGCGGGCCGCGAGGCTCCTGCGGGAATGGCACGACCTCGGGTTGCGGCTCGTCCGCGAGCTTCAGGCCGAGAGCGGGGCCGGGAGCGCCGGGGTCTGGGGCGGGCTGGGCGAGCGCTTCTTGCGGCTGGGGCAACCCGCGCACTACCGGCCGCCCCGGAGGGGGCCGCTCGAGCAGGCCCTGTTGCTGGCCGATCGCCTAGCCGCGCGGGTAGAGCCAGGCGGTTGA
- a CDS encoding exo-beta-N-acetylmuramidase NamZ domain-containing protein: MTGLERLLLDPSPLQGAGRIGLLTHPAGVTRDLIPSAVALLRAGVRLERLYGPEHGIDGSGQAGEAPEVTADRQTGLPTHSLYHKSPSEIAERIAQVDTLLVDVQDVGVRFYTYVSTLVQVLEAARQSGTRVVVLDRPNPLGFPVEGPVLEPRFRSFVGALELPLRHGLTLGECARLVEPGVEVIPCDPLEPFGYGGLPWVPPSPNLPDLETARLYVGTGLVEGSAASEGRGTALPFRLVGAPGIDAVALARRLNGLDLGPVRFRPAYFTPAFSKHAGQPCAGVQIHVLEPLARALPVGMALVGALAEQGLELNPDWLQKLLGVPFAPELFAPEQAQERCHAWELEARRYAQERLSTAWLYPRG, translated from the coding sequence ATGACCGGCCTCGAGCGCCTTCTCCTGGATCCTTCCCCGCTGCAAGGGGCGGGGAGGATCGGCTTACTCACCCATCCCGCCGGGGTGACCCGCGACCTGATCCCCTCGGCGGTGGCGCTCCTGCGGGCGGGGGTGCGGCTCGAGCGGCTCTATGGCCCCGAGCACGGCATCGACGGCTCCGGGCAGGCCGGGGAGGCCCCCGAGGTCACCGCCGACCGCCAGACCGGCCTGCCCACCCACAGCCTCTACCACAAGAGCCCCTCCGAAATCGCCGAGCGCATCGCCCAGGTGGACACCCTGTTGGTCGATGTGCAGGATGTGGGGGTGCGCTTCTACACCTACGTCTCCACACTGGTGCAGGTGCTCGAGGCCGCCCGGCAAAGCGGCACCCGGGTGGTGGTGCTGGACCGGCCCAACCCGCTGGGCTTCCCGGTGGAGGGCCCGGTGCTCGAGCCGCGCTTCCGCTCCTTCGTGGGGGCGCTCGAGCTCCCCCTGCGCCACGGCCTGACCCTGGGGGAGTGCGCCCGCCTGGTGGAGCCCGGGGTGGAGGTCATCCCCTGCGACCCGCTCGAGCCCTTCGGCTACGGGGGCCTGCCCTGGGTTCCCCCCTCGCCCAACCTCCCCGACCTCGAGACCGCCCGCCTCTACGTGGGCACCGGCCTGGTCGAGGGCAGCGCGGCCTCGGAGGGGCGCGGCACGGCCCTGCCCTTCCGCCTCGTGGGGGCCCCCGGGATCGACGCGGTGGCGCTGGCCAGGCGGCTCAACGGCCTCGACCTCGGCCCGGTGCGCTTCCGCCCGGCCTACTTCACCCCCGCCTTCTCCAAACACGCCGGGCAGCCCTGCGCGGGGGTGCAGATCCACGTCCTCGAGCCCCTCGCCCGCGCCCTCCCCGTCGGAATGGCCCTGGTGGGCGCCCTGGCCGAGCAGGGCCTCGAGCTCAACCCCGACTGGCTGCAGAAGCTGTTAGGAGTTCCCTTCGCGCCCGAGCTCTTCGCGCCGGAGCAGGCCCAGGAGCGCTGCCACGCCTGGGAGCTCGAGGCCCGGCGCTACGCCCAGGAGCGGCTTTCAACCGCCTGGCTCTACCCGCGCGGCTAG